The Psychrosphaera ytuae genome includes a region encoding these proteins:
- a CDS encoding ParB/RepB/Spo0J family partition protein: protein MSPRKRGLGRGLDALLATQTNSQTASATTEEAHTGEKRNLVNLPVEQLVPGKYQPRKDMSPEALEELAASIKNQGIIQPIVVRPINDDQYEIIAGERRWRASQIAQLDEVPCLIKDVPDEAAVAIALIENIQREDLNAMEEAIALQRLQDEFELTHQEVADAVGKSRTSVTNYLRLNKLEDDVKTLMEHGDLEFGHAKVLLALTGDQQIIAARRVVAKDLTVRDTEKLVNSLTQEQVEKKVAEKDPDVKLLEQQLVERLGAKVDISYNRKGKGKMVISYSSLDELDGIIAHLTTES from the coding sequence ATGTCTCCCCGTAAACGTGGTCTTGGTAGAGGTTTAGACGCCCTATTAGCAACTCAAACTAATTCACAAACAGCTTCTGCAACAACTGAAGAAGCTCATACTGGTGAAAAGAGAAACTTGGTAAATCTACCTGTTGAGCAATTAGTACCAGGTAAATACCAACCGCGTAAGGATATGTCTCCTGAAGCATTAGAAGAGTTAGCTGCGTCGATCAAGAATCAAGGAATTATCCAACCAATCGTTGTACGCCCGATCAATGATGATCAATATGAGATCATTGCCGGTGAGCGCAGATGGCGAGCATCACAAATCGCTCAATTAGATGAAGTGCCTTGTTTGATCAAAGATGTCCCGGATGAAGCTGCGGTTGCAATTGCTCTTATTGAAAACATTCAGCGTGAAGATTTAAATGCGATGGAAGAAGCGATCGCATTGCAACGCCTTCAGGACGAATTTGAACTAACTCACCAAGAAGTTGCAGATGCGGTTGGCAAATCTCGTACTTCGGTGACTAATTACTTACGTCTAAACAAACTCGAAGATGACGTTAAAACTTTGATGGAACACGGTGACTTAGAGTTTGGCCATGCAAAAGTGTTACTGGCACTAACCGGTGACCAACAAATTATTGCCGCGCGTCGAGTAGTAGCAAAAGATTTAACCGTTCGCGATACCGAGAAATTAGTAAACAGTCTTACTCAAGAACAAGTTGAGAAGAAAGTGGCAGAAAAAGACCCTGACGTGAAATTACTTGAGCAACAATTGGTTGAACGCTTGGGCGCCAAGGTTGATATTTCTTACAACCGAAAAGGCAAAGGCAAAATGGTCATTTCTTATTCGAGCCTTGATGAATTAGATGGAATTATTGCGCACTTAACTACAGAGAGTTAA
- a CDS encoding ATP synthase subunit I, which yields MARHLTQQHRKTAFKFVGFQFGLAILLSVLVGFIWEVQIGQSFFIGAMLDVLPSFVFTVYAFRYSGAQQLRMIAASMYRGETVKIIITGALFVAVITALPVVFPALFVGFLIMKISQFLQTIFF from the coding sequence GTGGCGAGACACCTTACACAGCAACATCGAAAAACAGCGTTTAAGTTTGTTGGGTTTCAATTTGGTTTAGCCATTTTACTGTCGGTTTTAGTAGGATTTATTTGGGAAGTGCAAATTGGTCAGTCGTTTTTTATCGGCGCCATGTTAGATGTACTTCCCTCTTTTGTGTTTACCGTCTATGCATTTAGATATTCAGGCGCACAGCAATTGAGAATGATTGCCGCCTCAATGTATCGCGGAGAAACCGTAAAAATAATTATAACTGGTGCTTTATTTGTCGCAGTTATCACAGCCCTTCCGGTCGTATTTCCGGCGTTATTTGTGGGCTTTTTGATAATGAAAATAAGCCAGTTTTTACAAACGATTTTCTTTTAA
- the atpB gene encoding F0F1 ATP synthase subunit A encodes MAGDVNGYIKHHLTNGTVGEGFWTWHVDTLGWSVFLGLVFILSFRSVAKKATAGVPGKFQCFVEMIVEFVGQSVRDTFHGKNKLIAPLALTIFVWVLLMNLMDLVPVDWLPTLAALIGGESWETISSGNSHIYHKVVPTTDLNTTAALALGVFVLMIFYSIKIKGFGGFMKELYAHPFNTPWLYWFNFIIEFISLLAKPMSLALRLFGNLYAGELIFILIAGLMGFWQLPAHFIWAAFHILVIPLQAFIFMMLTIVYLSMAHEDH; translated from the coding sequence ATGGCTGGTGATGTAAATGGTTACATTAAGCACCATTTAACCAATGGCACAGTAGGCGAAGGCTTCTGGACCTGGCACGTTGATACGCTAGGTTGGTCTGTGTTTTTAGGTTTGGTGTTCATACTTTCATTCCGAAGCGTTGCTAAAAAGGCAACTGCTGGCGTACCGGGAAAATTTCAATGTTTTGTTGAAATGATCGTTGAGTTCGTGGGTCAAAGTGTTCGTGACACTTTCCACGGCAAAAACAAATTGATCGCTCCTTTAGCGCTAACAATTTTTGTATGGGTTCTATTAATGAACCTTATGGATTTGGTTCCGGTTGATTGGTTACCTACATTAGCAGCGCTAATCGGTGGCGAATCTTGGGAAACGATTTCTTCTGGTAATTCTCATATTTACCACAAAGTTGTACCTACTACTGACTTAAACACGACTGCCGCATTAGCGTTAGGTGTTTTCGTTCTTATGATCTTCTATTCGATCAAAATCAAAGGTTTTGGTGGATTCATGAAGGAGCTATACGCTCATCCATTTAACACGCCATGGTTGTACTGGTTTAACTTCATCATCGAGTTTATCTCTTTGTTAGCTAAGCCTATGTCATTGGCGCTACGTTTGTTCGGTAACTTATATGCAGGTGAACTTATCTTCATCCTAATCGCCGGCCTGATGGGCTTCTGGCAGTTACCTGCGCACTTTATTTGGGCGGCGTTCCACATATTAGTAATTCCTCTTCAAGCGTTCATCTTCATGATGTTGACCATCGTTTATTTGAGCATGGCGCACGAAGACCACTAA